Proteins found in one Maridesulfovibrio sp. genomic segment:
- a CDS encoding Na(+)-translocating NADH-quinone reductase subunit C, with amino-acid sequence MSNDSTKKVFTVAFSLCLVCSLLVSAAAVGLKSIQQENKVLERKENILKAAGIYNEDVPVDELYKQIEAKVVDLATGKYVDMDAANYDQRKAAKDPNLSVTIPSAEDQAGIGHHAKLANVYLLKDGNSLKRVILPVYGKGLWSTMYGFIALDPDLNTVKNFGFYEHAETPGLGGEVDNQDWKAQWVNKKIYNAKGEPVIDVIKGSVNAEDPKAAYKVDGLAGATLTSRGVTNLVRYWLGEGGFEPYLKRIAKERGEHNG; translated from the coding sequence GTGTCTAACGATTCCACAAAAAAAGTATTTACTGTGGCGTTTTCCCTGTGCCTGGTCTGCTCGCTGCTTGTTTCGGCTGCAGCTGTGGGCCTCAAATCCATTCAGCAGGAGAACAAGGTTCTCGAGCGCAAGGAAAATATTCTCAAGGCCGCGGGCATCTATAATGAAGATGTTCCTGTGGATGAACTTTATAAACAGATAGAAGCCAAGGTTGTCGATCTGGCGACCGGAAAATACGTCGATATGGACGCTGCCAATTATGATCAGCGCAAAGCGGCTAAGGACCCGAACTTAAGTGTCACCATTCCTTCCGCAGAAGATCAGGCGGGTATCGGGCACCATGCCAAGCTCGCCAATGTCTACCTGCTCAAAGATGGAAACAGCCTGAAACGCGTGATCCTGCCCGTTTACGGGAAGGGACTTTGGTCGACTATGTATGGCTTCATAGCTCTGGATCCGGATCTGAACACGGTCAAGAACTTCGGCTTTTATGAACATGCCGAAACTCCCGGCCTTGGCGGGGAAGTGGATAACCAGGACTGGAAGGCCCAGTGGGTGAATAAAAAAATCTACAACGCAAAGGGCGAGCCGGTCATTGATGTAATCAAAGGATCGGTTAATGCCGAGGACCCGAAAGCCGCCTACAAAGTTGATGGACTGGCCGGGGCTACCCTTACTTCCCGCGGCGTGACCAATCTGGTGCGTTACTGGCTGGGCGAGGGTGGATTCGAGCCTTACCTCAAGCGAATTGCAAAAGAGAGAGGTGAACATAATGGCTAA
- a CDS encoding NADH:ubiquinone reductase (Na(+)-transporting) subunit B, protein MRKLLDKMHGAVTGDGKYKKYYPVYEMVDTFLYSPTETSSGSPHVHDAIDLKRVMIMVVFALIPCFYMAMWNTGFQANSALASMGLEVGTGWRWSVMSGLGLSANPESFGANILLGALYFLPIYIVCNIAGGFWETLFAVVRKHEINEGFLVTGSLIPLIVPPHIPLWQVALATSFGVVIGKEIFGGTGKNILNPALLARAFLFFAYPAHISGNSVWVPVDGFSGATPLALAAEGGIKAVMAKYSWWDCFIGTIPGSLGETSTLACLIGGIVLVIAGIASWRIMVSLLAGAFSVAIIFNAVSSGTNPMMTVSPLWHLVMGGLAFGMVYMATDPVSSSMTHKGQFYYGSLIGIMIVLIRTVNPAYPEGVMLAILFGNVCAPFIDNLVMRANIKRRTVRSV, encoded by the coding sequence ATGAGAAAATTGCTTGATAAAATGCATGGTGCCGTAACCGGAGACGGGAAATACAAAAAGTATTACCCGGTCTACGAGATGGTGGACACCTTTTTATACTCACCGACAGAGACCAGCTCTGGCTCGCCCCACGTGCACGACGCCATAGACCTGAAAAGGGTCATGATTATGGTCGTTTTTGCCCTGATTCCCTGTTTCTACATGGCTATGTGGAACACAGGCTTTCAGGCTAATTCAGCGCTGGCATCCATGGGTCTCGAGGTGGGAACAGGCTGGCGGTGGAGCGTGATGAGCGGACTAGGCCTGAGTGCCAATCCCGAAAGTTTCGGGGCCAACATTCTGCTGGGCGCGCTTTACTTTTTACCTATTTATATCGTTTGCAATATCGCTGGAGGATTCTGGGAAACCCTTTTCGCGGTCGTTCGCAAACATGAAATCAACGAAGGCTTTCTGGTTACCGGTTCGCTCATTCCGCTTATCGTTCCTCCTCACATTCCGCTCTGGCAGGTCGCTCTGGCAACAAGCTTCGGCGTGGTGATCGGTAAGGAAATCTTCGGCGGAACAGGTAAGAACATCCTCAACCCGGCTCTTCTGGCCCGCGCCTTTCTCTTCTTCGCATATCCGGCACATATCTCAGGCAATAGCGTCTGGGTTCCGGTAGACGGTTTCTCCGGCGCAACACCGCTGGCTCTGGCCGCTGAAGGAGGAATTAAAGCGGTAATGGCCAAATATTCATGGTGGGACTGCTTCATCGGAACCATACCCGGATCTTTGGGTGAGACTTCAACTCTGGCCTGTCTTATCGGCGGAATAGTGCTGGTCATTGCCGGTATTGCCTCATGGCGGATTATGGTCTCCCTGCTGGCTGGTGCCTTTTCGGTGGCCATCATCTTCAACGCGGTAAGCAGCGGAACCAATCCCATGATGACTGTCAGCCCGCTCTGGCATCTGGTTATGGGAGGACTGGCTTTCGGTATGGTTTATATGGCAACCGACCCGGTTTCCTCGTCAATGACTCATAAAGGACAATTTTATTACGGTTCGCTTATCGGAATCATGATTGTCCTGATCCGCACGGTCAATCCGGCCTATCCTGAAGGAGTCATGCTGGCGATTCTGTTCGGTAACGTGTGTGCCCCGTTCATTGATAATCTCGTGATGCGGGCCAACATCAAGCGGAGGACGGTGCGCAGTGTCTAA
- a CDS encoding Na(+)-translocating NADH-quinone reductase subunit A gives MIKLKKGLDIPISGEPALDIFEEKSPSTVAVLGGDYIGMKPSMAVAEGDTVKLGQPLFADKKIDGVVFTAPGAGKVLAVNRGERRILQSVVIELDETVGEVEFPVYDSDKLLGLDRDKVVENLVNSGMWTAFRTRPFSKTPSPESEARSIFVTAMDTNPLAPDPAPIIWKESDAWLDGLRVLNCLNETVNVCVAGDAALPLIQEVKMHMFAGPHPAGLPGTHIHFVDPVGPAKTVWHIGYQDVIAIGKLFTTGRLSTERYVALCGPMAVRPRIIKTRMGANLDEMLAGELKSGSVRAVSGSVLTGTKAEGPLAFLGRFHNQVSALAEGGESELLGWLAPGRDKFSVKSIFASAFSKKKKRFDMNTLLGGSHRAIFPTGAYEQVMPLDILPTYLVRAMAVMDTDESQALGCLELDEEDLALMSFVDCGKNDFGLMLREVLTQIEKEG, from the coding sequence ATGATAAAACTCAAAAAAGGACTCGATATTCCTATCTCGGGCGAGCCCGCGCTGGATATTTTTGAAGAAAAATCTCCAAGTACCGTGGCTGTCCTCGGTGGCGACTATATCGGAATGAAACCGAGCATGGCCGTTGCCGAGGGAGATACAGTCAAGCTGGGACAGCCTCTCTTTGCGGATAAAAAGATCGACGGTGTCGTCTTTACCGCTCCGGGAGCCGGGAAAGTCCTTGCTGTCAACAGAGGTGAACGCAGAATTTTACAATCTGTGGTCATCGAGCTCGATGAAACCGTCGGTGAAGTAGAGTTTCCGGTTTATGATTCAGACAAGTTGCTTGGTCTTGACCGGGACAAGGTTGTCGAGAATCTGGTAAATTCGGGAATGTGGACCGCGTTTCGCACGCGCCCGTTCAGCAAGACTCCGTCCCCGGAATCCGAAGCCCGCTCAATCTTCGTAACGGCCATGGATACCAATCCTCTGGCCCCGGACCCCGCTCCCATAATCTGGAAAGAATCCGATGCGTGGCTGGATGGTCTGCGTGTACTTAACTGCCTGAATGAAACAGTTAATGTATGTGTCGCCGGCGATGCTGCGCTGCCCCTGATTCAGGAAGTGAAAATGCATATGTTTGCGGGCCCGCATCCTGCCGGACTGCCCGGAACCCACATCCATTTTGTCGATCCGGTCGGTCCTGCCAAGACTGTCTGGCACATCGGTTATCAGGACGTCATTGCCATTGGTAAACTCTTTACCACCGGACGGCTTTCCACTGAACGCTATGTCGCTCTTTGCGGACCTATGGCAGTCCGGCCGCGGATCATCAAAACCCGCATGGGTGCTAATCTTGATGAAATGCTGGCCGGAGAGCTCAAAAGCGGAAGTGTACGGGCTGTTTCCGGCTCGGTACTGACCGGGACAAAGGCGGAAGGCCCCCTTGCTTTCCTCGGTCGCTTTCACAATCAGGTCTCAGCCCTTGCCGAAGGCGGAGAAAGTGAGCTTCTGGGCTGGCTGGCTCCGGGCCGTGATAAATTCTCTGTTAAATCCATATTTGCCTCAGCTTTCAGCAAAAAGAAAAAGCGTTTTGATATGAACACGCTTCTGGGAGGCAGCCATCGCGCTATTTTCCCCACCGGGGCTTATGAGCAGGTTATGCCGCTGGATATTCTGCCGACCTATCTGGTCCGGGCTATGGCGGTCATGGATACGGATGAGTCACAGGCCCTTGGCTGTCTGGAGCTGGATGAGGAAGACCTCGCCCTTATGTCCTTCGTGGATTGCGGCAAGAATGATTTCGGGCTCATGTTGCGCGAAGTCCTCACCCAAATTGAGAAGGAAGGGTAA
- a CDS encoding MFS transporter translates to MERKVLTLFGRKIMDDCVEARQGTVLAVLGTVFFSTFGVGAYTFSLSLSAGSSGLSASWLGLAFSGYFLARLVLAPLAGYSADYFGPMSLLRWACGVGTAVPFIYYFFPTAESLGIIQICLGFCTGIVKPVSMALLGQCVLKKKRGSLFALYNTYLYCALVVGPLAGGIGVWIQGKMGFMSLIWPFAGMGLSFIALLISRAGNLLAPVGKHKEKEGLPWHNSGFSTLLLAVLGRTAGASVVITFLPRLISANFGLNGVFAGFLFALPNLIIILAMPFTGRWADVRDRSGLTFLGMGLCAACLFGLGQPVSLLVFCLLVAGMGFGSALSLPASMSLAADMCGSKGRVMGFFLGVANLGFVLGPGIAGFAAETGGMADAFELTALFSGVCLLPTFILMSKRLYVE, encoded by the coding sequence ATGGAGAGAAAGGTGCTTACCCTATTCGGGCGAAAAATTATGGACGATTGCGTCGAAGCACGGCAGGGAACTGTTCTGGCGGTACTTGGAACGGTTTTTTTTTCGACCTTTGGTGTAGGCGCTTATACTTTTTCATTGTCCTTAAGCGCCGGTTCCAGTGGATTGTCCGCTTCCTGGCTCGGGCTTGCATTTTCAGGATATTTTCTTGCCCGGCTTGTCCTTGCACCGCTGGCGGGATACAGCGCGGATTATTTTGGCCCGATGTCTCTTTTGCGCTGGGCTTGCGGGGTAGGGACTGCTGTCCCATTTATATATTATTTTTTCCCGACAGCGGAGTCTCTGGGGATAATTCAGATCTGTCTTGGATTTTGTACCGGAATAGTCAAACCCGTGAGTATGGCTCTGCTTGGTCAATGCGTCTTGAAAAAGAAGCGCGGGAGTCTATTCGCTCTTTATAATACCTATTTGTATTGTGCTTTGGTTGTCGGCCCGCTTGCGGGGGGAATCGGAGTCTGGATTCAGGGAAAAATGGGATTTATGAGCCTTATCTGGCCTTTTGCGGGCATGGGCTTATCGTTCATCGCTCTTTTGATAAGCAGGGCTGGGAATCTGTTGGCTCCGGTTGGAAAACATAAAGAAAAAGAAGGTCTGCCGTGGCATAATTCAGGATTTTCGACCCTCCTCCTTGCTGTGCTGGGACGCACGGCGGGAGCATCGGTTGTAATAACTTTTCTGCCCCGGCTGATCAGCGCAAATTTCGGATTGAACGGCGTTTTTGCAGGGTTCCTCTTTGCTCTTCCAAATCTGATTATCATTCTGGCAATGCCTTTTACAGGCCGCTGGGCTGATGTGCGGGACCGCTCCGGCTTGACCTTTCTGGGAATGGGCTTGTGCGCAGCCTGTCTATTCGGTCTGGGGCAGCCTGTTTCCCTGTTAGTTTTCTGCCTGCTTGTCGCTGGGATGGGATTCGGATCGGCCTTATCGCTCCCGGCTTCCATGTCGCTGGCTGCTGATATGTGCGGGTCAAAAGGGAGGGTTATGGGTTTTTTTCTGGGAGTTGCCAATCTAGGTTTTGTGCTCGGGCCGGGGATAGCCGGATTCGCGGCCGAGACGGGGGGCATGGCAGACGCCTTCGAGCTGACGGCATTGTTCAGCGGGGTTTGTCTGCTGCCTACTTTTATACTCATGAGCAAAAGACTGTATGTTGAGTGA
- a CDS encoding DUF362 domain-containing protein, with amino-acid sequence MEKAKVFFTNFRTKAFGDGLPTKLKKMIKKAGIGDIDMDGRFAAIKLHFGELGNISYLRPNYSKAVADVVKELGGKPFLTDCNTLYPGSRKNALEHLECAWENGFTPLTVGCPILIGDGLKGTDDVEVPVVGGEYIKKAKIGRAVMDADVFISLTHFKGHELTGFGGAIKNIGMGCGSRAGKADQHSDSKASVNEELCRACKTCLKECANDALHFNEEIEKAYIDQNKCVGCGRCLGACNFDAISFGFNAAVKSLNCRMAEYTKAVLDGRPHFHISLIVDVSPNCDCHGENDVPILPNIGMFASFDPLALDQACVDACLKAKPLPGSQLAENMAKGDFVNHHDHFSNSTPESEWQTCLEHSEKIGLGTREYELIEV; translated from the coding sequence ATGGAAAAAGCTAAAGTGTTTTTTACAAATTTTCGTACAAAGGCTTTTGGTGACGGTTTACCTACCAAGCTTAAAAAAATGATCAAGAAAGCGGGCATTGGCGATATTGATATGGATGGGCGCTTTGCAGCCATCAAGCTCCATTTCGGCGAGCTGGGAAATATCAGCTACCTGCGCCCCAACTATTCTAAAGCTGTTGCCGATGTGGTTAAGGAACTTGGCGGAAAACCGTTTCTGACCGACTGTAATACCTTGTATCCGGGTAGCCGCAAGAACGCTCTCGAGCATTTGGAATGTGCCTGGGAAAATGGTTTTACCCCGCTGACTGTGGGTTGTCCCATTTTAATTGGTGACGGCTTAAAAGGTACCGACGATGTTGAGGTGCCCGTGGTCGGAGGTGAATATATCAAAAAAGCTAAAATCGGACGTGCGGTAATGGATGCGGATGTTTTTATCAGCCTGACACATTTTAAAGGGCATGAACTAACCGGGTTCGGCGGTGCCATTAAAAATATCGGTATGGGATGCGGGTCAAGAGCCGGTAAGGCTGATCAGCACAGTGACAGTAAGGCTTCCGTTAATGAAGAATTATGCAGGGCCTGCAAAACATGTCTCAAAGAGTGCGCTAACGATGCGCTTCATTTCAATGAGGAAATAGAGAAAGCGTATATCGACCAGAATAAGTGTGTGGGCTGTGGCCGTTGCCTCGGGGCATGCAATTTCGACGCTATCTCTTTCGGATTCAACGCCGCGGTAAAATCACTCAACTGTCGCATGGCCGAATATACCAAAGCGGTACTGGACGGACGCCCTCATTTCCACATTTCGTTGATCGTGGACGTTTCTCCCAACTGTGACTGCCACGGCGAAAATGACGTGCCCATCCTGCCAAATATCGGAATGTTCGCTTCTTTCGATCCTCTGGCCCTTGATCAGGCCTGTGTGGATGCCTGCCTCAAGGCTAAACCTCTGCCCGGCAGCCAGTTGGCGGAGAATATGGCAAAGGGTGATTTTGTAAACCACCATGACCATTTTTCCAATTCAACTCCTGAATCCGAATGGCAAACCTGTCTTGAGCATTCAGAAAAAATAGGTCTTGGAACCAGAGAGTATGAATTGATAGAAGTTTAA
- a CDS encoding choice-of-anchor X domain-containing protein: protein MKKFVCLGIVVCMMMFAAGCKKAVRPDGSPAPEPVVSGSVADTQAGLVLITVAAGDFGPQADAWLYSDGKKFNDKTTAYDDGTNGDKVAGDGVYTVVMNGEGDNNTVAGWTKWGKVRNVVMYDKYDQKAKSPRPVIK, encoded by the coding sequence ATGAAGAAATTTGTTTGTCTCGGTATTGTTGTATGCATGATGATGTTTGCCGCCGGTTGTAAGAAAGCTGTTCGCCCCGACGGTTCCCCCGCACCTGAGCCTGTTGTTTCCGGTTCAGTTGCTGATACTCAGGCCGGTCTGGTTCTGATCACAGTTGCTGCCGGTGATTTCGGCCCTCAGGCTGATGCATGGCTGTACAGTGACGGTAAGAAATTCAACGACAAGACCACTGCTTACGATGACGGCACCAACGGCGACAAAGTTGCCGGTGATGGCGTTTACACCGTCGTTATGAACGGCGAAGGTGACAACAACACCGTAGCAGGCTGGACCAAGTGGGGTAAAGTGCGCAATGTAGTAATGTACGACAAGTACGACCAGAAAGCTAAATCTCCCCGTCCTGTAATCAAATAA
- a CDS encoding response regulator transcription factor encodes MTIQEQPDSRQCVLLVDDHPLFREGVKAIINRSEEYYICCEAGTSAEALQVAESERPKLAIIDINLPDYDGIRLSEELLGLYPDIKILIVSMTTQVEQIAASFQAGATGYMNKISASGELIKALDATRAGNFYLDGTVSQEVAEDFFMHRKSMADGSYAALTPREREIMQLLARDYSVKDVAERLFISPRTVENHRSNLMRKLGLKSTIEFIRYAFKQGLIEL; translated from the coding sequence ATGACGATTCAAGAACAACCGGATTCCAGACAATGTGTGCTTCTTGTAGATGACCATCCGCTTTTTCGGGAAGGGGTAAAGGCCATAATTAACAGGTCCGAAGAGTATTACATCTGCTGTGAGGCCGGCACCAGTGCCGAAGCTTTGCAGGTTGCAGAATCCGAAAGGCCGAAACTTGCCATCATAGACATCAACCTGCCGGATTATGACGGAATCAGGCTTTCCGAGGAACTTTTAGGGCTTTATCCCGATATTAAGATTCTGATTGTCAGTATGACAACACAGGTTGAGCAGATAGCGGCATCTTTTCAGGCCGGGGCAACCGGGTATATGAACAAGATTTCCGCCTCGGGGGAACTGATCAAGGCTTTAGATGCTACCAGAGCGGGAAACTTCTACCTTGACGGCACAGTTTCTCAGGAAGTTGCCGAAGATTTCTTCATGCACCGCAAAAGCATGGCTGACGGTTCATATGCCGCGCTCACTCCCCGCGAACGGGAAATAATGCAACTGCTGGCTCGTGACTACTCAGTTAAGGATGTAGCCGAACGTCTCTTCATTAGTCCCAGAACCGTGGAAAACCACCGCTCCAACCTTATGCGTAAATTGGGCCTTAAAAGTACAATCGAATTCATACGTTACGCCTTCAAACAGGGGCTGATCGAACTTTAA
- a CDS encoding ATP-binding protein: MSKKSTSTLYCRVLRFCFFFIVLTAMLAPVYSHATAPQVIDLNGSQESYDLRDYVTVLKDEGYSIEQIASAALTDKFSKPGSDFYPGLSEQGYWLHFRVKADPAQVDQIWRVALTPPQTKQFTMFYPETVKGMKSGWGRWDAGYENPRRTSWKGEDFLAFRLPLHEEATDYYVYYCAEDTNYNVFELVDENSFRESSRLKLLFASIVAGFSGALILYNFFLFFSLRDISHLWYSLQCLSINIYYFTVSDTIIEFVDIPIEYYIVLNYFFLGLFMLLSSFFVESFLGNIKEKTYVKIIFIVLKLISFFSIVISFFYGVDVMTPISGIMMIIYSITFILLGVCSYRNGFTAARLYLVAWSIFCLGLSFASFCTITGLANLNYLISIMQVCNMFEMLFFSLALADRISVFRRDRQVAEALSQAKSSFLATMSHEIRTPLNAIVGMSRVILQSDLTPGQRRKMSVVRNSSDHLQRIINDILDFSRIEAGKMELEHLDFDLREIVNVVADVTRLESTSKGLEFYVEVDNRLPRAVKGDPVRLRQVLLNLLSNAVKFCESGSVSLKVELLDEAIVQFSVSDTGIGIPRELQENIFDKFAQADGSMSRRFGGTGLGLSICKQLVDMMGGTIDLHSSVDSGTTVTFILPLEPGLFREAVRIDHPLKAMAASAKPLKLLVAEDNMNNIELMKAVLDQTPHTVIYVHDGKTALKSVREGNYDLVLMDLEMPEMNGLEALRAIRAGEAGEDKMQIPVVALTAHALDEIRAECEQAGMNGFVSKPFNVDDLLMVIAASVHSTTFIDLARKADENPEALSVFDESGFRFMFGEDDALCSRVIKSFLEELPLQLSAMEKSIELGDYEKLAGDAHFLKTSAGVISAGKLLLSTGKLEQVARSGNGEIQRVYQEVACAADELKVVLRG, translated from the coding sequence ATGAGCAAGAAATCCACGTCCACTTTATATTGCCGTGTTTTACGATTCTGTTTTTTCTTTATTGTACTGACGGCAATGCTTGCTCCTGTTTACTCTCACGCAACCGCTCCTCAAGTCATAGATTTGAATGGCAGTCAGGAAAGCTATGACCTGCGCGATTATGTTACTGTGCTTAAAGATGAAGGCTATTCCATTGAGCAGATCGCTTCCGCTGCATTAACCGATAAGTTTTCCAAACCCGGCTCAGACTTTTATCCCGGTTTGAGTGAACAGGGTTACTGGCTTCATTTCAGGGTCAAGGCTGACCCTGCTCAGGTAGATCAGATCTGGCGTGTTGCACTCACCCCGCCGCAAACCAAACAGTTTACCATGTTTTACCCTGAAACAGTTAAAGGGATGAAATCAGGCTGGGGGCGCTGGGATGCCGGGTATGAAAATCCAAGGCGAACCAGTTGGAAAGGAGAGGACTTTTTGGCCTTTAGGCTGCCACTGCATGAAGAGGCGACCGATTATTATGTTTACTATTGCGCCGAGGATACTAATTATAATGTATTTGAACTGGTTGATGAGAATAGTTTTCGTGAAAGTAGTAGGTTAAAACTACTTTTTGCTTCTATCGTTGCCGGGTTTTCAGGAGCCCTGATCCTATATAATTTTTTCCTGTTTTTTTCTTTAAGAGATATCAGCCATCTTTGGTATTCATTGCAGTGTTTATCAATAAACATATATTATTTTACAGTGAGTGATACAATAATTGAGTTCGTAGATATCCCAATTGAATACTATATTGTATTGAATTATTTCTTTCTTGGTCTATTTATGCTTTTGAGTTCTTTCTTTGTAGAAAGTTTTTTAGGTAATATAAAAGAAAAAACATATGTAAAAATAATTTTTATTGTCTTAAAATTAATTTCTTTTTTTAGTATAGTCATTTCTTTCTTTTATGGAGTAGATGTCATGACACCCATATCCGGGATTATGATGATAATTTATTCTATAACGTTTATTCTCCTTGGTGTATGCAGTTACCGCAACGGATTTACTGCAGCCAGATTATATTTAGTCGCTTGGAGTATTTTCTGCCTTGGATTGTCGTTTGCCAGTTTTTGTACGATTACCGGATTGGCTAATTTGAATTATCTTATCTCCATAATGCAGGTTTGCAATATGTTTGAGATGCTTTTCTTCTCTCTTGCTCTGGCTGACCGCATTTCTGTTTTTCGCCGCGACCGCCAGGTCGCCGAGGCCTTGAGCCAGGCCAAGAGTTCCTTTCTTGCTACCATGAGCCATGAAATCCGTACTCCGCTCAACGCCATAGTGGGTATGAGCAGGGTGATATTGCAATCCGATCTTACTCCCGGCCAACGCAGGAAAATGTCAGTGGTGCGCAATTCCTCTGACCACTTGCAACGCATCATCAATGATATCCTCGATTTTTCCCGCATTGAAGCAGGTAAAATGGAGCTTGAACATCTGGATTTCGATTTGAGGGAGATCGTGAATGTCGTTGCAGATGTTACCCGCTTGGAATCTACATCTAAGGGGCTTGAATTCTATGTGGAAGTGGATAACCGTTTACCCCGGGCGGTGAAGGGGGATCCGGTCCGTTTGCGGCAGGTGTTGCTTAACCTGCTTAGTAACGCAGTCAAATTTTGCGAATCAGGATCAGTATCGCTTAAGGTCGAGCTCTTGGATGAAGCGATCGTTCAATTTTCTGTCTCCGATACCGGTATTGGTATACCAAGAGAATTGCAGGAAAATATTTTTGATAAATTCGCTCAGGCCGATGGTTCCATGAGTCGGCGTTTCGGAGGCACCGGGCTGGGCCTTTCCATCTGCAAACAGCTTGTTGATATGATGGGCGGTACCATTGACCTGCATAGTTCTGTCGATTCAGGGACCACCGTCACATTCATTTTGCCGCTCGAACCGGGCCTGTTTCGTGAGGCCGTCAGGATCGATCATCCGCTTAAGGCAATGGCTGCTTCGGCAAAGCCGCTCAAGCTGCTGGTTGCCGAGGACAACATGAACAATATTGAGCTGATGAAAGCTGTCCTTGATCAGACCCCGCATACTGTGATTTATGTGCATGACGGAAAAACAGCACTAAAATCTGTACGTGAAGGCAATTATGATCTGGTTCTTATGGATCTGGAAATGCCGGAAATGAATGGTCTTGAAGCCCTGCGTGCGATCCGTGCAGGAGAAGCAGGCGAGGATAAAATGCAAATCCCGGTAGTAGCCCTGACCGCACATGCTCTGGATGAAATCAGGGCTGAGTGCGAGCAGGCCGGGATGAATGGATTTGTCTCCAAACCGTTCAATGTGGACGACCTGTTGATGGTTATTGCGGCATCGGTCCACAGTACCACTTTTATCGATCTGGCGCGGAAGGCCGATGAAAATCCGGAAGCCTTGTCCGTTTTTGATGAGTCCGGTTTTCGGTTTATGTTCGGTGAGGATGATGCATTATGCAGCCGGGTGATAAAATCCTTCCTTGAGGAGTTGCCGCTACAGCTTAGCGCAATGGAAAAATCAATCGAGCTCGGCGATTACGAAAAACTTGCCGGGGATGCTCATTTCCTTAAAACATCAGCCGGGGTAATCAGTGCTGGAAAGTTGCTCCTATCTACCGGAAAGCTTGAACAGGTCGCCAGAAGCGGCAATGGGGAGATTCAAAGAGTATATCAGGAGGTGGCCTGCGCTGCTGATGAATTGAAAGTTGTTTTGCGGGGATGA